The Ornithinimicrobium faecis genome includes a window with the following:
- a CDS encoding MBL fold metallo-hydrolase, which yields MLVISIEAAAFGTNCYLVAPASGEECLIVDPGVGVEAQVAETLAQHGLRPAAVLLTHGHLDHTYSVTPVCGGTTAAYIHQDDRYRLRDPLASTSPQLLGMLEQQFGRRANWAEPDTVVDLAGGQELDLAGLSLGVAHAPGHTEGSVLFSLPGVPTGMPDEVDRTVLTGDVLFAGSIGRTDLPGGDHSAMLRSLRDVVLPLPDSSLVLPGHGPATSIARERATNPYLTSLT from the coding sequence ATGTTGGTCATCAGCATCGAAGCAGCCGCTTTTGGCACGAATTGCTACCTGGTCGCCCCGGCCTCAGGCGAGGAGTGTCTCATCGTCGACCCGGGGGTCGGCGTGGAGGCCCAGGTCGCTGAGACGCTCGCCCAGCACGGGCTGCGCCCGGCCGCAGTCCTGCTCACCCACGGCCACCTGGACCACACCTACTCAGTGACGCCGGTCTGCGGGGGCACCACTGCGGCATACATCCACCAGGACGACCGCTATCGCCTCCGGGACCCGCTGGCCAGCACGAGTCCGCAGTTGCTTGGGATGCTCGAGCAGCAGTTCGGCCGCCGTGCCAACTGGGCTGAGCCGGACACCGTTGTCGACCTCGCCGGTGGTCAGGAACTGGACCTGGCAGGCCTCTCGCTCGGGGTCGCGCACGCCCCCGGGCACACCGAGGGCTCCGTGCTCTTCAGCCTGCCCGGCGTGCCGACCGGGATGCCGGACGAGGTGGACCGCACGGTGCTGACCGGTGATGTGCTGTTTGCCGGCTCGATCGGTCGCACGGATCTGCCAGGTGGTGACCACAGCGCGATGCTGCGGTCGTTGCGTGATGTGGTGCTTCCACTGCCGGACTCCAGCCTGGTGCTGCCGGGCCACGGACCGGCCACCAGCATCGCCCGCGAGCGCGCCACCAACCCCTACCTGACCTCGCTGACCTGA
- the hisS gene encoding histidine--tRNA ligase, producing MIKPHTAPGTLELLPTEQIAFQRMLDVIRSGYERFGFLPIETPAYELTDVLLTKTGGETERQVYFVQSTGSLEKAAAQDDPALPELALRFDLTVPLARYVAEHEHQLTFPFRRYQMQRVYRGERPQRGRYREFYQCDIDIIGKDGLSPRHDAECPAVIHTIFTDLNIGAFTIQLNNRKLMRGVFEDLGITDTDQQVAVLREVDKLDKRGPDAVRETLVGDCYGLAADAVAALLTLVATRSTSHDDALAILDRVQRESAGSATLATGVAELREVLSVLRDLGVPESDYALNLSIARGLDYYTGTVYETTLDDHPEIGSVCSGGRYDDLAGQYTKSKLPGVGMSIGLTRLFWQLREAGIVGTAESTVQVLVPQLDEAHLPQCLALATDLRQGGINTEVVLDGGKLGKQLKYADRAGIRFVAIVGAQEVEAGTVTIKDLRRQDQFTVARDEVVPAVRVELAQPLDVSRD from the coding sequence GTGATCAAACCCCACACTGCCCCCGGCACCCTCGAGCTCCTGCCCACCGAGCAGATCGCGTTCCAACGCATGCTCGACGTGATCCGGTCCGGCTATGAGCGGTTCGGGTTCCTGCCCATCGAGACGCCGGCCTATGAGCTGACCGACGTGCTGCTCACCAAGACCGGTGGCGAGACCGAGCGGCAGGTCTATTTCGTGCAGTCCACCGGCTCCCTGGAAAAGGCTGCGGCACAGGATGACCCGGCCCTGCCCGAGCTGGCGCTGCGGTTCGACCTGACGGTGCCGTTGGCGCGCTATGTCGCCGAGCACGAGCACCAGTTGACCTTCCCGTTCCGGCGCTATCAGATGCAGCGGGTCTATCGCGGCGAGCGCCCGCAGAGGGGCCGCTACCGCGAGTTCTATCAGTGCGACATCGACATCATCGGCAAGGACGGGCTCAGCCCCCGCCACGACGCAGAGTGCCCGGCGGTCATCCACACGATCTTCACCGACCTCAACATCGGCGCCTTCACGATCCAGCTCAACAACCGCAAGTTGATGCGCGGGGTCTTCGAGGACCTGGGCATCACTGACACCGATCAGCAGGTGGCTGTGCTGCGTGAGGTCGACAAGCTCGACAAGCGCGGCCCCGATGCCGTGCGCGAGACGTTGGTCGGCGATTGCTATGGCCTGGCGGCAGATGCCGTCGCCGCCCTGCTGACGCTCGTCGCCACCCGCTCCACCTCCCACGATGACGCCCTGGCGATCCTTGACCGGGTCCAGCGCGAGTCAGCGGGCTCGGCGACGCTCGCCACCGGTGTGGCGGAGTTGCGTGAGGTGCTGTCCGTGCTGCGCGACCTGGGAGTCCCCGAGAGCGACTACGCCCTCAACCTCTCCATCGCGCGCGGTCTGGACTACTACACCGGCACGGTCTATGAGACGACCCTCGACGATCACCCGGAGATCGGGTCGGTCTGCTCCGGCGGGCGCTATGACGACCTCGCCGGGCAATACACCAAGTCCAAGCTGCCGGGCGTGGGGATGTCGATCGGCCTGACCCGGCTGTTCTGGCAGCTGCGCGAGGCGGGCATCGTCGGCACCGCGGAGTCGACGGTGCAGGTGCTCGTGCCTCAGCTCGACGAGGCTCACCTCCCGCAGTGCCTGGCCCTGGCCACGGACCTGCGGCAGGGCGGCATCAACACCGAGGTGGTCCTGGACGGCGGCAAGCTCGGGAAGCAGCTGAAGTATGCCGATCGTGCCGGGATCAGGTTCGTCGCCATCGTGGGGGCCCAGGAGGTGGAGGCTGGGACCGTCACCATCAAGGACCTGCGCCGCCAGGACCAGTTCACGGTGGCCCGTGACGAGGTGGTGCCGGCCGTGCGGGTGGAGTTGGCCCAGCCGCTGGACGTCTCGCGCGACTGA
- a CDS encoding YerC/YecD family TrpR-related protein: MKRRDTGQPRSASDELSPREQAQAALAQALASVEDPAQMADFLTDLCTPAELEALADRWSVVPLIEDGVSYRQVHEQTGVSVTTVGRVARCLEHGTGGYRAVLAHTRGAQPAHG, from the coding sequence ATGAAGCGCCGTGACACCGGCCAGCCCCGCAGCGCCAGCGACGAATTGTCGCCGCGCGAGCAGGCCCAGGCTGCTCTGGCGCAGGCGCTGGCCTCGGTGGAGGACCCCGCCCAGATGGCCGACTTCCTCACCGACCTGTGCACCCCGGCAGAACTCGAGGCACTGGCCGACCGGTGGAGTGTCGTGCCGCTGATTGAGGACGGAGTCTCCTATCGCCAGGTGCACGAGCAGACCGGCGTCAGCGTGACCACCGTGGGCCGCGTCGCCCGCTGCCTCGAGCACGGGACCGGCGGTTACCGCGCCGTCCTCGCGCATACGCGCGGTGCGCAGCCCGCCCACGGCTGA
- the hisG gene encoding ATP phosphoribosyltransferase: MTPPATTRDRLRVAIQKSGRLAEPARDLLASCGLTWRESRDKLFCYGESLPVDLLLVRDDDIPGLIADGVCDLGVVGRNVLVEHDLGRTANGQAAALKEWRQLGWGVCRLDIAINDDEQWTGPEQLAGRRIATSFPRTLEDWLTDKGVDAQVVTLSGSVEIAPRLGQADVVCDLVSTGGTLAANALKPVETLLHSEAVIAGPFAPLEDGREEIADLLLRRMDGALRLKETRLLMLRAGRDVLTEVLQRLPAGGEPTVLPVDGRDEVSVQLLCHNAVPWPRLEELKRAGAHTIMVLPVEGMLA; encoded by the coding sequence ATGACCCCGCCTGCCACCACCCGGGACCGCCTGCGCGTGGCGATCCAGAAGTCCGGTCGCCTCGCCGAGCCGGCCCGCGACCTGCTCGCCTCGTGCGGGCTGACCTGGCGCGAGAGCCGGGACAAGCTGTTCTGCTATGGCGAGTCCCTGCCCGTGGACCTGCTGCTGGTCCGCGACGACGACATCCCCGGCCTGATCGCCGACGGCGTCTGCGACCTCGGCGTGGTCGGACGCAACGTCCTGGTCGAGCACGACCTGGGGCGCACGGCCAACGGCCAGGCTGCCGCGCTCAAGGAGTGGCGTCAGCTCGGGTGGGGTGTCTGCCGCCTCGACATCGCCATCAACGACGACGAGCAGTGGACCGGCCCGGAGCAGTTGGCCGGTCGGCGGATCGCCACCAGCTTCCCGCGCACTCTCGAGGACTGGCTGACCGACAAGGGTGTGGACGCGCAGGTCGTCACCCTGTCCGGGTCGGTGGAGATCGCCCCGCGCCTGGGGCAGGCCGACGTGGTCTGTGACCTGGTCTCCACCGGCGGCACCCTGGCGGCCAATGCCCTCAAGCCCGTCGAGACGCTGCTGCACTCCGAGGCTGTCATCGCCGGTCCGTTCGCCCCGCTGGAGGACGGTCGCGAGGAGATCGCCGACCTGCTGCTGCGCCGGATGGATGGTGCGCTGCGGCTGAAGGAGACGCGCCTGCTGATGCTCCGCGCGGGCCGTGACGTGCTGACCGAGGTGCTCCAGCGGCTGCCGGCCGGTGGCGAGCCGACCGTGCTGCCCGTGGATGGCCGCGACGAGGTCTCGGTGCAGCTGCTCTGCCACAACGCTGTCCCGTGGCCGCGGCTGGAGGAGCTCAAGCGTGCCGGGGCGCACACGATCATGGTGCTGCCGGTCGAGGGGATGCTCGCATGA
- the hisD gene encoding histidinol dehydrogenase, whose amino-acid sequence MRTVTWSEVDETTRAELLSRGTAAAGPQVTSGVADILEGVREGGDAALQAYAERFDRAPAQSVVVGQEEIARAAAELPEALRTAITDAATNIRTFHRAGMTVSYEVETAPGVICARVVRPIRRVGLYVPAGSAPLPSTALMLGVPAQLAGCPEVVLCTPPGEDGRADPTVLAAAAECGITRVFVTGGAQAIAAMAYGTESVPRCDKIFGPGNAWVTEAKRQVSTAEGGPGIDMPAGPSEVLVIADAGADAEFVAADLLSQAEHGPDSQVLLLTDDDAVAQAVAEQVEEQLAVLPRADIAAKSLGSSAIVVTQDLDEAFAISNDYAPEHLILALREPEDWLPKVERAGSVFLGDWAPETLGDYCSGTNHVLPTAGAARWTGGVNVASFQIAMTVQRVSPEGLAAVGPTAVELSGAEGLIGHQAAVTRRLARASTTGATTATTSGATTATTTGATS is encoded by the coding sequence ATGAGGACGGTCACCTGGTCCGAGGTCGATGAGACCACCCGCGCTGAGTTGCTCTCCCGTGGCACGGCTGCCGCCGGGCCGCAGGTCACGTCGGGGGTCGCCGACATCCTGGAAGGTGTCCGGGAGGGCGGCGATGCCGCACTGCAGGCGTATGCCGAGAGGTTCGACCGCGCGCCGGCTCAGTCCGTGGTGGTTGGCCAGGAGGAGATCGCCCGGGCTGCCGCCGAGCTGCCGGAGGCGTTGCGCACCGCGATCACCGACGCCGCCACCAACATCCGCACCTTCCACCGGGCCGGCATGACGGTGAGTTATGAGGTCGAGACCGCCCCCGGCGTGATCTGCGCGCGGGTGGTCCGCCCGATCCGCCGGGTGGGGCTCTATGTCCCCGCCGGCAGCGCCCCCCTGCCCTCGACCGCGCTGATGCTCGGTGTCCCCGCGCAGCTCGCAGGCTGCCCTGAGGTCGTCCTGTGCACGCCGCCGGGGGAGGACGGGCGTGCGGACCCGACCGTGCTGGCAGCGGCCGCCGAGTGCGGGATCACCCGCGTCTTCGTGACCGGGGGAGCGCAGGCGATCGCTGCGATGGCCTATGGCACCGAGTCCGTGCCGCGCTGCGACAAGATCTTTGGGCCCGGGAACGCGTGGGTCACCGAGGCCAAGCGGCAGGTCAGCACGGCCGAGGGCGGCCCCGGGATCGACATGCCGGCCGGGCCCTCGGAGGTGCTGGTCATCGCGGACGCCGGGGCGGACGCCGAGTTCGTGGCCGCAGACCTGCTCTCCCAGGCCGAGCACGGCCCGGACTCGCAGGTGCTGCTGCTGACCGACGATGACGCAGTGGCCCAGGCGGTGGCCGAGCAGGTCGAGGAGCAGTTGGCCGTGTTGCCCCGGGCCGACATCGCAGCAAAGTCCCTGGGCTCCAGTGCCATCGTGGTCACCCAGGATCTGGACGAGGCGTTCGCCATCAGCAACGACTATGCCCCCGAGCACCTCATCCTGGCGCTGCGCGAGCCCGAGGACTGGTTGCCCAAGGTTGAGCGCGCCGGGTCGGTCTTTCTCGGGGACTGGGCCCCCGAGACCCTGGGTGACTATTGCAGCGGCACCAACCACGTGCTGCCCACCGCCGGCGCCGCGCGCTGGACCGGCGGGGTCAACGTCGCGAGTTTCCAGATCGCGATGACCGTGCAGCGGGTGAGCCCGGAGGGTCTGGCCGCGGTCGGACCGACGGCCGTGGAGCTGTCGGGCGCCGAGGGTCTGATCGGTCACCAGGCTGCGGTCACCCGGCGCCTGGCCCGTGCCTCGACGACTGGGGCGACCACGGCGACGACCAGTGGGGCGACCACGGCGACGACCACGGGGGCGACCTCGTGA
- the hisC gene encoding histidinol-phosphate transaminase: MPDGRATPPSKIGEFRAQLIREDLRDFTGYSSARTSDTGAPATIWLNANEASTASAIDPEGAQRRYPDPQPADLMAALADTYGVRPEQVVVGRGSDECIDLLVRTLTAPGGQDAIVQAPPTFGMYAVSARLHGVPVIDVPQRDLGTLWEVDVDGMRAAVEAGGATAVFLTSPGNPTGAVVPLEDIEQLAADLADQAVVVVDEAYQEFAGPRSAATLLDAHPNLVVLRTLSKAHGLAGARIGTALCHPDLATVLRRVQAPYPMPTPVAELAVAALSASVRRSVDARVLQTRTSRELLAEILQADPRVTSVYASEANFLLVRGPGVDSLLTELRASGIVVRDMRHLLTDALRVTVGSPEEIEAVQQSLGSAAQPSTLTPARARGIHT, from the coding sequence ATGCCTGACGGGCGTGCGACACCTCCCTCAAAAATCGGGGAGTTCCGTGCACAGCTGATCCGGGAGGACCTGCGCGACTTCACCGGCTATTCCTCGGCGCGCACCAGCGACACCGGCGCCCCGGCCACCATCTGGCTCAACGCCAACGAGGCCTCGACCGCCAGCGCGATCGACCCCGAGGGTGCCCAGCGGCGCTATCCCGACCCGCAACCGGCCGATCTGATGGCCGCCCTCGCCGACACCTATGGCGTCCGGCCGGAGCAGGTGGTCGTTGGCCGGGGGAGCGATGAGTGCATCGACCTGCTGGTCCGCACCCTCACCGCCCCCGGTGGTCAGGACGCGATCGTCCAGGCACCGCCAACCTTCGGGATGTATGCCGTGTCCGCCCGACTCCACGGCGTGCCGGTGATCGACGTCCCCCAGCGGGATCTCGGCACCCTCTGGGAGGTCGACGTTGACGGGATGCGCGCGGCCGTGGAGGCTGGCGGCGCCACAGCGGTCTTCCTGACCAGCCCCGGCAACCCGACCGGTGCGGTCGTCCCGCTGGAGGACATCGAGCAGCTCGCTGCGGACCTGGCCGACCAGGCCGTGGTGGTGGTCGATGAGGCCTATCAAGAGTTTGCCGGACCACGCAGTGCCGCAACACTGTTGGACGCCCACCCCAACCTGGTGGTGCTGCGCACGCTGTCCAAGGCCCACGGCCTGGCTGGGGCGCGCATCGGCACAGCCCTGTGCCACCCGGACCTGGCCACGGTGCTGCGCCGGGTGCAGGCGCCCTATCCGATGCCGACCCCGGTCGCCGAGCTCGCGGTCGCAGCCCTGTCGGCATCGGTGCGCCGCTCGGTCGACGCCCGCGTCCTGCAGACCCGCACCAGCCGCGAGTTGCTCGCCGAGATCCTGCAGGCCGACCCGCGGGTGACGTCGGTCTATGCCAGCGAGGCCAACTTCCTGCTGGTCCGCGGCCCCGGTGTGGACTCCCTGCTCACCGAGCTGCGGGCCAGTGGCATCGTGGTGCGCGACATGCGCCACCTGCTCACCGACGCCCTGCGGGTCACCGTGGGGTCACCGGAGGAGATCGAGGCAGTCCAACAATCCCTGGGCAGTGCCGCCCAGCCCAGCACACTCACCCCCGCACGAGCACGAGGAATCCACACATGA
- the hisB gene encoding bifunctional histidinol-phosphatase/imidazoleglycerol-phosphate dehydratase HisB yields the protein MSTQRPVLFIDRDGTLIEEPEDCQIDAFDKLRLVPGIIPALTQLRDAGWDFVMVSNQNDLGGPNFPVETFQGPHDLLLHILESQGITFKEVHVDPHPPGPNQPDTRKPGIGMVKHLLKDRSIDWDRSMMVGDRLSDQEFGDNLGIKTFLLQSSMGQGGDEAVSWDHIAHVLSNRPRVAVVDRNTSETTIHVEVDLDRTGDIQVSTGLGFLDHMLDQLAKHGGFSMKVTCEGDLHIDEHHTIEDTALAIGQAIDEALGDRRGIGRYGFTAPMDEAQASAALDLSGRPFLKFECDFNREMVGDLPTEMVEHFWRSFAEALRATLHLSVTGDNAHHQIEVGFKAVARALRQALRVEGSELPSTKGVL from the coding sequence ATGAGCACGCAGCGCCCCGTCCTGTTCATCGACCGGGACGGCACCCTGATCGAGGAGCCCGAGGACTGTCAGATCGACGCCTTCGACAAGCTTCGCCTGGTGCCGGGGATCATCCCGGCCCTGACCCAGTTGCGCGACGCTGGCTGGGACTTCGTCATGGTCTCCAACCAGAACGACCTGGGCGGGCCGAACTTCCCCGTGGAGACCTTCCAGGGCCCGCACGACCTGCTGCTGCACATCCTGGAGAGCCAGGGCATCACCTTCAAGGAGGTGCACGTCGACCCGCACCCGCCGGGCCCCAACCAGCCCGACACCCGCAAGCCGGGCATCGGCATGGTCAAGCACCTCCTCAAGGACCGCAGCATCGACTGGGACCGCTCGATGATGGTCGGTGATCGCCTCTCCGACCAGGAGTTTGGCGACAACCTCGGCATCAAGACCTTCCTGCTGCAGAGCTCGATGGGCCAGGGCGGGGACGAGGCGGTCAGCTGGGACCACATCGCCCACGTGCTGTCCAACCGACCACGTGTCGCCGTCGTGGACCGCAACACCTCCGAGACCACAATCCACGTCGAGGTGGACCTGGACCGCACCGGAGACATCCAGGTCTCCACCGGGCTGGGCTTCCTGGACCACATGCTTGACCAGTTGGCCAAGCACGGCGGTTTCTCGATGAAGGTCACCTGCGAGGGCGACCTGCACATCGACGAGCACCACACCATCGAGGACACGGCCCTGGCGATCGGCCAGGCCATCGACGAGGCGCTCGGCGACCGGCGCGGGATCGGCCGTTACGGGTTCACCGCGCCGATGGACGAGGCCCAGGCCAGTGCCGCCCTCGACCTGTCCGGGCGTCCGTTCCTGAAGTTCGAGTGCGACTTCAACCGCGAGATGGTCGGCGACCTGCCGACCGAGATGGTGGAGCACTTCTGGCGCTCGTTCGCCGAGGCTCTGCGAGCCACCCTGCACCTGTCGGTGACTGGCGACAACGCCCACCACCAGATCGAGGTGGGCTTCAAGGCCGTCGCCCGCGCGCTGCGTCAGGCCCTGCGCGTGGAGGGCAGCGAGCTGCCGTCGACCAAGGGTGTGCTGTGA
- the hisH gene encoding imidazole glycerol phosphate synthase subunit HisH: MARSRVALVDSGGTNIGSVRYALDRIGADARLTSDPAQIRAADRVILPGVGAAGAGMRRLREAGLVEVLREVEQPLLGVCLGMQLLFDWSAEDGGVECLGLLPGEVVPIPRAPGLRVPHMGWNTLTAVRNDPVTAGLPDGTRAYFVHSYGVPVTSDTVLTTEHSGTWSAVVRRGNRWGAQFHPERSARAGARLLTDFVLEVTP, translated from the coding sequence GTGGCTAGGTCCAGGGTCGCGCTCGTCGACTCCGGCGGCACCAACATCGGGTCCGTGCGCTATGCCCTGGACCGCATCGGCGCAGACGCCCGACTGACCAGTGACCCGGCGCAGATCCGCGCTGCCGACCGGGTCATCCTCCCGGGGGTCGGGGCAGCAGGAGCCGGTATGCGGAGGCTCCGGGAGGCCGGACTGGTGGAGGTCCTGCGAGAGGTCGAGCAACCCCTCCTCGGGGTGTGCCTGGGCATGCAGTTGCTCTTTGACTGGTCCGCCGAGGACGGCGGCGTCGAGTGCCTCGGTCTGCTGCCCGGGGAGGTCGTCCCCATCCCGCGTGCCCCTGGTCTGCGGGTGCCCCACATGGGCTGGAACACCCTGACTGCCGTGCGTAACGATCCGGTCACGGCAGGGCTGCCTGACGGGACGCGCGCGTATTTCGTGCATAGTTATGGCGTCCCCGTCACGTCCGACACGGTCCTGACGACCGAGCACTCCGGCACCTGGAGCGCTGTGGTGCGCCGGGGCAACAGGTGGGGCGCACAGTTCCACCCCGAGCGATCGGCCCGTGCCGGCGCGAGGCTTTTGACAGACTTCGTCTTGGAGGTGACGCCATGA
- the hisA gene encoding 1-(5-phosphoribosyl)-5-[(5-phosphoribosylamino)methylideneamino]imidazole-4-carboxamide isomerase has protein sequence MTDFTVYPAIDVREGRVVRLHKGDYAKETRYPTEPLEVALEYAEGGASWLHLVDLDAARAGGYTLIPLLREIVSETPLSVQTGGGVRSKEDVEALLEAGASRVVIGSLAVTEPETVTEWIQDFGTDRITVALDARTGEDGSWVLPTAGWTSDSETDLAVLLSHYARSGLAHALCTDIGRDGTLSGPNLNLYTFLTRAVPDVAVQASGGTRHAADVRGVRKLGCAGVILGKALLEGRLTIDEAIAEERE, from the coding sequence ATGACCGACTTCACCGTCTATCCCGCGATCGACGTCCGCGAGGGCCGCGTCGTCAGGTTGCACAAGGGTGACTACGCCAAGGAGACCCGCTACCCGACCGAGCCGCTGGAGGTGGCACTGGAGTATGCCGAGGGCGGAGCCAGTTGGCTGCACCTGGTTGATCTGGACGCCGCCCGCGCCGGGGGTTACACCCTGATCCCGCTGCTGCGCGAGATCGTCTCCGAGACACCGCTGTCCGTGCAGACCGGCGGAGGAGTGCGCAGCAAGGAAGACGTCGAGGCTCTGCTCGAGGCGGGTGCCTCCCGCGTGGTGATCGGCTCTCTCGCCGTCACGGAGCCGGAGACGGTCACCGAGTGGATCCAGGACTTCGGCACGGACCGGATCACCGTCGCGCTCGACGCGCGCACCGGTGAGGACGGCTCCTGGGTGCTGCCCACTGCCGGGTGGACCTCCGACTCCGAGACCGACCTCGCGGTGCTGCTGAGCCACTACGCCCGCTCGGGTCTGGCACACGCTCTGTGCACCGACATCGGCCGGGACGGCACGCTGTCCGGCCCGAACCTCAACCTCTACACCTTCCTGACACGCGCTGTTCCCGACGTTGCGGTGCAGGCCTCTGGCGGCACCCGCCACGCGGCCGACGTGCGTGGGGTCCGCAAGCTCGGTTGCGCCGGCGTCATCCTGGGCAAGGCCCTGCTCGAGGGTCGCCTGACCATCGACGAGGCCATCGCCGAGGAGCGCGAGTGA
- the hisF gene encoding imidazole glycerol phosphate synthase subunit HisF: protein MTLARRVIACLDVRDGRVVKGTRFRDHQDMGGITELAARYSAEGVDELVFYDITASPQGRRVDVDWIDRVAREIDIPFCVAGGISSVEDARAVLLAGADKVSVNTPATRRPELVGELAREFGSQCVVVGVDSLRDEDGQWRIRQLTGDPDATRALDTTTLSWVQRVQELGAGEIVLNAMGSDGVRQGYDVEQLSAVRQVCGVPLIASGGAGNAQHFVDVFRDADVDGALAAGVFHSGDLAISDLKAALHEAGIEVRFEDPAPTPRKITTA from the coding sequence GTGACTCTGGCCCGCAGGGTGATTGCCTGCCTGGATGTCCGAGATGGGCGGGTCGTGAAGGGCACCCGGTTCCGGGACCACCAGGACATGGGCGGCATCACCGAGCTCGCCGCGCGCTACAGCGCCGAGGGCGTGGACGAGTTGGTCTTCTATGACATCACGGCCAGTCCCCAGGGGCGCCGGGTCGACGTGGACTGGATCGACCGGGTCGCCCGCGAGATCGACATCCCGTTCTGTGTGGCCGGTGGCATCAGCTCCGTCGAGGACGCCCGAGCCGTGCTCCTGGCCGGTGCCGACAAGGTTTCGGTGAACACACCCGCCACCCGCCGGCCCGAGCTGGTGGGCGAGTTGGCGCGAGAGTTCGGCAGTCAGTGTGTCGTGGTGGGCGTTGACAGCCTGCGCGACGAGGACGGCCAGTGGCGCATCCGGCAGCTCACGGGCGACCCGGACGCCACCCGGGCACTGGACACCACGACCCTCTCCTGGGTGCAGCGGGTGCAGGAACTCGGCGCGGGGGAGATCGTGCTCAACGCGATGGGCTCCGACGGAGTGCGGCAGGGGTATGACGTGGAGCAGCTCAGCGCGGTCCGACAGGTGTGTGGGGTGCCGCTGATCGCCTCCGGAGGGGCGGGCAACGCCCAGCACTTCGTCGATGTCTTCCGTGACGCTGACGTGGACGGCGCCCTCGCCGCAGGCGTGTTCCACTCCGGTGACCTGGCCATCTCGGACCTGAAGGCAGCATTGCACGAGGCAGGCATCGAGGTCCGCTTCGAGGACCCGGCACCGACACCGAGGAAGATCACGACCGCATGA
- the hisIE gene encoding bifunctional phosphoribosyl-AMP cyclohydrolase/phosphoribosyl-ATP diphosphatase HisIE — protein sequence MSAPLQLPDGLSVSDLAFAKQDGLLPAIVQHHRTGRVLMLGYQDAEALTATLTTGLATFFSRSRQEQWVKGATSDNYLRVTSIQIDCDRDTVLLFCDPDGPTCHTGSQSCFDGESSPPEANPEVGSFIAELEQVVVIRDRERPQGSYTTTLLEGDIRRIAQKVGEEGVETALAAVAQEDPELIGESADLIYHLLVLLRSRGLGLADVEAELRRRHG from the coding sequence ATGAGCGCACCGCTGCAGTTGCCCGACGGCCTGAGCGTGAGCGACCTCGCCTTCGCCAAGCAGGACGGGCTCCTGCCGGCCATCGTGCAGCACCACCGCACTGGCCGGGTGCTGATGCTCGGCTATCAGGATGCTGAGGCCCTCACCGCGACCCTGACGACGGGGCTGGCGACCTTCTTCAGCCGCAGCCGGCAGGAGCAGTGGGTCAAGGGCGCCACCAGTGACAACTATCTGCGCGTCACCTCGATCCAGATCGACTGCGACCGCGACACTGTCCTGCTGTTCTGTGACCCGGATGGACCCACTTGTCACACGGGGTCGCAGTCCTGTTTCGACGGAGAGTCGAGCCCGCCGGAGGCGAACCCTGAGGTGGGTTCCTTCATCGCCGAGCTGGAGCAGGTCGTGGTCATCCGCGATCGGGAGCGTCCGCAGGGGTCCTACACCACCACGCTGCTCGAGGGTGACATCCGCCGCATCGCCCAGAAGGTGGGGGAGGAAGGCGTGGAGACCGCGCTGGCTGCCGTGGCTCAGGAGGACCCAGAGCTCATCGGGGAGTCGGCCGACCTGATCTATCACCTGCTCGTGTTGCTGCGCAGCCGTGGTCTCGGGCTGGCGGATGTCGAAGCCGAGCTCCGCCGACGCCACGGCTGA
- a CDS encoding FitA-like ribbon-helix-helix domain-containing protein → MTTLYVRDVPVELAETLKERAATAGKSLSAYVVAELGRIASRPTNAEIVTRLRQRARSDGPSATEIVEALQESRR, encoded by the coding sequence ATGACGACGCTCTATGTGCGAGACGTGCCTGTGGAGCTGGCGGAGACGCTCAAGGAGCGTGCGGCGACCGCGGGGAAGTCTCTATCGGCTTACGTGGTCGCAGAGTTGGGCCGGATCGCTTCACGCCCCACGAACGCCGAGATCGTGACTCGGCTGCGGCAACGGGCTCGCTCGGACGGCCCCAGCGCGACGGAGATCGTTGAAGCACTGCAGGAGTCCCGGCGGTGA